One genomic segment of Clostridium saccharoperbutylacetonicum N1-4(HMT) includes these proteins:
- a CDS encoding GGDEF domain-containing protein has protein sequence MKITLQALLSHIIYIFVLLGAYFLIKETPTFTTPVILLLNYSSYIIFILGLILCIRFNQGRVFLIILLLALFELILNCSQELSKYIELYSEILYPTMCILMPLNLITFSQLKERGIFSLWGKLRILFILVELVIIYYFSSSNDLKIENLLNYNFINLPFQEIAMPQIGLILFNLTLIFFIIKIFLRDNVLETRLIGVTISLFLALILINDSLSFSIYLSAAGLLLVIGIIEDSYSMAYLDELTGIPSRRALREDLMKLGSKYTIAMTDIDFFKKFNDKYGHDVGDDVLKLVASNLTQVTGGGKAFRYGGEEFTIVFPGKSIEDVLPHLESIREQISKCGYTRKPSTTKTSKSKRGNSSQLFVTISIGVCEKSNKFKNPNEVMKGADKALYKAKKKGRNCVSK, from the coding sequence GTGAAAATTACTTTACAAGCACTTTTATCGCATATTATTTATATTTTTGTCCTATTAGGAGCTTATTTTTTAATTAAAGAAACTCCTACCTTTACCACTCCTGTTATACTTCTTCTTAACTATTCTTCCTACATTATTTTTATTTTAGGTCTTATCCTATGCATTAGGTTTAATCAAGGCAGGGTTTTCCTAATAATTTTGTTGCTTGCACTATTTGAATTAATCTTAAATTGCAGTCAAGAGTTATCTAAATACATAGAGCTTTATTCAGAAATTCTCTATCCAACAATGTGTATTCTTATGCCTCTTAATCTTATTACTTTTTCACAATTAAAAGAAAGAGGTATATTCTCACTATGGGGAAAACTGCGTATACTTTTTATCCTAGTTGAATTAGTTATTATATATTACTTTTCAAGTTCCAATGATTTAAAAATTGAAAATTTGCTGAATTATAACTTTATAAATTTACCTTTTCAAGAAATTGCAATGCCACAAATCGGATTAATATTATTTAATTTAACTTTAATATTTTTCATAATAAAGATCTTTCTTAGAGACAATGTCCTTGAAACAAGATTAATTGGAGTTACTATTTCTTTGTTCTTAGCCCTTATTTTAATTAATGATAGTTTATCATTTTCAATATATTTAAGTGCTGCAGGTTTATTATTAGTTATAGGTATAATTGAGGATTCCTATTCAATGGCATACCTTGATGAACTTACTGGGATACCTTCACGTAGAGCTCTTAGGGAAGATTTAATGAAGTTGGGGAGTAAATACACAATTGCCATGACAGATATTGATTTTTTCAAAAAATTCAATGATAAATATGGACATGATGTTGGAGATGATGTTTTAAAGTTAGTGGCTTCTAATTTAACTCAAGTAACTGGTGGTGGTAAAGCCTTTCGTTATGGTGGAGAAGAATTCACAATAGTTTTTCCTGGTAAATCCATAGAAGACGTACTGCCTCATTTAGAAAGTATACGTGAGCAAATATCTAAATGCGGATATACTAGAAAACCATCAACAACTAAAACTTCAAAATCAAAACGAGGAAATTCAAGTCAATTATTTGTAACTATAAGCATAGGTGTATGTGAAAAAAGTAATAAATTCAAAAATCCTAATGAAGTAATGAAAGGTGCAGACAAGGCCTTATACAAAGCTAAGAAAAAAGGTAGAAACTGTGTAAGTAAATAA
- a CDS encoding AraC family transcriptional regulator, whose translation MKNIIKFYEKGSVEILHGESSHCFPLHSHESFCVGAVTKGSAMVTINNSSCLLTEAMIFINPSNTGICMTTDSKYEYITICFKNELRKKVENIKFNKYFLEMKYTEEMWDLCEAFKISNNEEEFLNSILKLISPAMESNSMSVSDHKNETALLIAEYIKKNADKKFDLDELAKTFHLSKYHLIRLFKKEMGVTPNQYHIQAKMRILKANLDDIESQTSLAQNLNLADQSHLCKQFKKLMGVSIKNYKKNLTRK comes from the coding sequence ATGAAAAATATTATCAAATTTTACGAAAAGGGTTCTGTTGAGATTTTACATGGGGAAAGTAGCCATTGTTTTCCGCTTCATAGTCATGAAAGTTTTTGTGTTGGAGCTGTTACTAAAGGCAGTGCAATGGTCACAATAAATAATAGCAGTTGCCTGTTGACGGAAGCTATGATTTTTATCAATCCATCAAACACTGGAATATGTATGACAACTGATTCTAAATATGAATACATTACAATTTGTTTTAAAAATGAATTAAGAAAGAAAGTTGAAAATATAAAATTCAATAAATATTTCCTTGAAATGAAATACACTGAAGAAATGTGGGATTTATGTGAGGCTTTTAAAATTAGCAATAATGAGGAAGAATTTCTTAATTCTATTCTTAAATTAATAAGTCCAGCTATGGAATCAAATTCTATGTCTGTAAGTGATCATAAAAATGAAACTGCTTTATTAATTGCTGAGTATATAAAGAAAAATGCAGATAAGAAATTTGATTTAGATGAACTAGCAAAGACGTTTCATTTATCAAAGTATCATTTGATTAGGCTTTTTAAAAAGGAGATGGGTGTTACTCCAAATCAATATCATATACAAGCAAAAATGAGAATTCTTAAGGCGAATTTAGATGATATAGAATCTCAAACAAGTCTAGCTCAAAATCTTAATTTAGCTGATCAAAGTCATTTATGCAAACAATTTAAAAAGTTAATGGGTGTATCTATTAAAAATTATAAAAAAAATCTGACAAGAAAGTGA